The window AATTTCTAATGATTCAGCATATAGTTTCACTGTTACTAATACTCATGTTCCTGTTGTTACATCTGTTGATGTGATTAAGGTTTGGAATGATATTAACAACCAAGATGGTGTTAGACCTGCTGGTGTTACTGTTGTTTTGAGTGGTAATGGAAATGTTGTTGGTACTGTTACTTTAGATGATTCTAATGCTTGGAAACATACTTTTGAAAACTTACCTGTTTTCAGTAATGGTACTGTGATTAAGTATTCTATTGAGGAGTTAGATGTTGCTAATTATTCTGTTGTAATTTCTAATGATTCAGCATATAGTTTCACTGTTACTAATACTCATGTTCCTGTTGTTACATCTGTTGATGTGATTAAGGTTTGGAATGATATTAACAAAAGATGGTGTTAGACCTGTTGGTGTTAGTGTTGTCTTGATTGCTGACGGTGATGTTGTTGGTACTGTTACTTTAGATGATTCTAATGCTTGGAAACATACTTTTGAAAACTTACCTGTTTACAGTAATGGTAACTTAATCAATTATACTATTGATGAAGTTGATGTTGCTAATTACACTTCTGTTGTGTCTAATAATGCGACATACAGTTTCACTGTTACTAATACTCATGTTCCTGTTGTTACATCTGTTGATGTGATTAAGGTTTGGAATGATGCTAACAATCAAGATGGTGTTAGACCTGTTGGTGTTAGTGTTGTCTTGATTGCTGACGGTGATGTTGTTGCTACTGCTGTTTTAGATGATTCTAATGGATGGAATTATACTTTTGAAAACTTGCCTGTTTATGATGAAGGTGAGTTGATTAAGTATTC is drawn from uncultured Methanobrevibacter sp. and contains these coding sequences:
- a CDS encoding Cna B-type domain-containing protein; translated protein: ISNDSAYSFTVTNTHVPVVTSVDVIKVWNDINNQDGVRPAGVTVVLSGNGNVVGTVTLDDSNAWKHTFENLPVFSNGTVIKYSIEELDVANYSVVISNDSAYSFTVTNTHVPVVTSVDVIKVWNDINKRWC